One Panicum virgatum strain AP13 chromosome 3N, P.virgatum_v5, whole genome shotgun sequence DNA segment encodes these proteins:
- the LOC120667726 gene encoding SKP1-like protein 5, giving the protein MSSAEVSPAVMGTTSGEEEKVVLRCCDGEEFAVAVSVARKCGTINNMIDDGCVEGGIPLPNVKAPAISRVLEYLSREHSAEAAEAKAFEKAFLEKMTKEELFELILAANYLHAEELLDAATQCPNDLVSYGAPNELYIEFDDSKFLVAGAVTFGQAHDSDIGSDADQMRKKALLMMQTLQLVHGPTAVDEQMFRNAMEALRALPAVQCTDGVIVQSGMSSMDIEHEQLPCVADRIRGETVPELREYFGIENDFTPEEEEEIRKENPWAFDFD; this is encoded by the exons ATGTCATCGGCCGAGGTGAGCCCCGCCGTGATGGGCACCACGTCGGGGGAGGAAGAGAAGGTCGTGCTGCGCTGCTGCGACGGGGAGGAGTTCGCGGTGGCGGTGTCCGTCGCGAGGAAGTGCGGGACGATCAACAACATGATCGACGACGGCTGCGTGGAGGGCGGCATCCCGCTGCCGAACGTCAAGGCCCCGGCCATCTCCAGGGTGCTCGAGTACCTCAGCAGGGAGCATagcgccgaggcggcggaggccaagGCGTTCGAGAAGGCCTTCCTCGAGAAGATGACGAAGGAGGAGCTGTTCGAGCTGATCCTGGCGGCCAACTACCTCCACGCGGAGGAGCTGCTGGACGCGGCGACGCAGTGCCCAAATGATTTGGTGTCCTATGGC GCACCTAATGAACTATATATCGAGTTTGATGATTCTAAGTTTTTGGTGGCAGGTGCTGTTACATTTGGACAG GCACATGACAGTGATATAGGATCAGATGCAGATCAAATGAGAAAGAAGGCTTTGCTGATGATGCAGACACTTCAGTTAGTCCATGGACCTACTGCTGTTGACGAGCAGATGTTCAGGAATGCTATGGAAGCTTTAAGGGCTCTTCCTGCAGTGCAGTGCACCGATGGAGTAATTGTTCAATCTGGCATGAGTAGCATGGACATTGAGCATGAGCAGCTCCCT TGCGTCGCGGACAGGATCAGGGGGGAGACGGTGCCGGAGCTCCGGGAGTACTTCGGCATCGAGAACGACTtcacgccggaggaggaggaagagatcagGAAGGAGAACCCCTGGGCGTTCGACTTCGACTGA
- the LOC120665598 gene encoding peroxisomal adenine nucleotide carrier 1-like gives MAGDGGSGVDWESLAEATSGAIGALVSTTVLYPLDTCKTKFQAELQTHQGTHKYRNLSDVFWEAIRKRQLLSLYQGLNTKNIQSFISSFFYFYGYSYFKRLYLEKSGAKSVGTTANLLVAAAAGACTVIVTQPLDTAASRMQTSAFGKSKGLRETLAEGTWMEAFDGLGISIILTCNPSIQYTVFDQLKQRIIQRQRRKNGGSADDNSRVALSAFSAFLLGAVSKSIATVLTYPLIRCKVMIQAADLDEDEDDESERPSKSRAPKTMLGALHAIWSKEGIPGFFKGLHAQILKTVLSSALLLMIKEKISKFTWVSLLALHRYLFVSQKRIKSAEL, from the exons atggcgggggacggcggcagcggcgtggaCTGGGAGAGCCTCGCGGAGGCCACGTCGGGGGCGATCGGCGCGCTCGTCAGCACCACCGTGCTCTACCCGCTCGACACCTGCAAGACCAAGTTCCAGGCCGAGCTCCAGACGCACCAGGGCACGCACAAGTACAG GAACCTTTCAGATGTCTTTTGGGAAGCAATCCGTAAAAGGCAACTTTTGTCCCTATATCAGGGCCTTAACACGAAGAACATTCAATCTTTTATTTCATCGTTCTTTTACTTTTACGGGTATAGCTACTTTAAAAGACTTTACTTGGAGAAGAGTGGAGCAAAGTCTGTTGGAACAACAGCCAACTTGTTAGttgcagctgctgctggtgcttgCACAGTTATTGTAACACAG CCACTAGATACAGCAGCTTCTAGGATGCAGACAAGTGCCTTTGGGAAGTCTAAAGGGCTGAGGGAAACTCTTGCAGAGGGTACTTGGATGGAAGCATTCGATGGCTTGGGCATTTCCATCATATTGACTTGCAATCCTTCTATTCAG TATACTGTATTTGATCAGCTCAAGCAAAGGATAATTCAGAGGCAGCGACGTAAAAATGGAGGATCAGCAGACGATAACTCCCGAGTTGCTCTGTCTGCTTTctcagcttttctccttggggcTGTCTCCAAAAGTATTGCTACAGTATTGACTTATCCATTAATCAG GTGCAAGGTGATGATTCAGGCTGCAGACCttgatgaggatgaggatgatgaatcTGAAAGGCCAAGCAAATCAAGAGCACCCAAAACGATGCTAGGTGCCTTGCATGCTATCTGGAGCAAGGAAGGCATTCCAGGCTTCTTCAAAGGTCTACATGCTCAGATCCTGAAAACAGTTCTGAGCTCCGCATTGCTGCTGATGATAAAGGAGAAGATCTCGAAGTTCACATGGGTCTCACTGCTTGCCCTGCACCGTTATCTTTTCGTTTCTCAGAAGAGGATCAAGTCTGCAGAACTGTAA